The following proteins come from a genomic window of Pyxidicoccus sp. MSG2:
- a CDS encoding FAD-dependent oxidoreductase yields MELDQDTQQTEVRRRVAAWARRPDSDFARLQLTRQQATDLLRETCGRLVLPWDADYDRLRAVAYANFENVRPAAIGVCESVHDVRCFLKFIREQRRTNPSFKWVPRTGGHSTAGYSTVDGGLMLDLRGVNNIFVQPEHKLAHVGPAVQMRDFYRTMQVYDLFAPGASCPDVPIAGMMQGGGYGFGSRMFGMSCDNVSEVELVLADGRVVQANARHNADLFWAVRGGTGNQFGILTRATYQLHPLGDVGAVVMQWRLSTDAEAAQGAHALELLQRRYMGSNHDRRLGYLALIQHGANWDGPFLIVRAMYRGERGLWRQLLADLVATPGCQVLWEDMGSFYSMNNKLMGYAQEPDFPQALAAEAPLALSPRQEKQSRYFDKPLGEAGWRRFVDHIRSAPTQLKIGTQMVIEPAGAAINERRRGENAYIHRRADFHTYINTYWDSEEEKPRAFAFLDRWLELGEPWTNQEAYQNYPKPYINQWQRRYWAEYYPLLRQVKRKYDPTHLFSFEQSIGAERDAVTPGDEELVPEVTRSLKKPIASLEQPGTTSDPA; encoded by the coding sequence ATGGAGCTCGACCAGGACACCCAACAGACGGAAGTGCGCCGGCGTGTTGCCGCCTGGGCCCGGCGGCCTGACTCCGACTTCGCGCGGCTCCAGCTGACCCGCCAGCAGGCCACGGACCTGCTGCGGGAGACGTGCGGGCGGCTGGTACTGCCGTGGGACGCGGACTACGACCGGCTGCGCGCGGTGGCCTACGCGAACTTCGAGAACGTGCGCCCCGCCGCCATCGGCGTGTGCGAGTCCGTGCACGACGTGCGCTGTTTCCTGAAGTTCATCCGCGAGCAGCGGAGAACGAACCCATCCTTCAAGTGGGTGCCCCGCACGGGAGGCCACAGCACCGCGGGCTACTCCACCGTGGACGGCGGGCTGATGCTGGACTTGCGCGGGGTGAACAACATCTTCGTCCAGCCGGAGCACAAGCTCGCCCACGTGGGCCCCGCCGTGCAGATGCGGGACTTCTACCGGACGATGCAGGTCTACGACCTCTTCGCGCCGGGCGCGAGCTGCCCGGACGTCCCCATCGCGGGGATGATGCAGGGCGGCGGCTATGGCTTCGGCTCGCGCATGTTCGGGATGAGCTGCGACAACGTGAGCGAGGTGGAGTTGGTGCTCGCCGACGGTCGCGTGGTCCAGGCCAACGCGCGCCACAACGCGGACCTCTTCTGGGCGGTGCGCGGCGGCACGGGCAACCAGTTCGGCATCCTGACGCGCGCCACCTACCAGCTCCACCCGCTGGGGGACGTGGGCGCCGTCGTGATGCAGTGGCGGCTGAGCACGGACGCGGAGGCGGCGCAGGGCGCCCATGCGTTGGAGCTGCTCCAGCGGCGCTACATGGGCTCCAACCACGACCGGCGCCTGGGCTACCTCGCGCTCATCCAGCATGGAGCCAACTGGGACGGGCCCTTCCTCATCGTCCGCGCCATGTATCGCGGCGAGCGGGGGCTGTGGCGGCAGTTGCTGGCGGACCTCGTCGCCACGCCGGGCTGCCAGGTCCTCTGGGAGGACATGGGCTCGTTCTACTCGATGAACAACAAGCTCATGGGCTACGCGCAGGAGCCGGACTTCCCACAGGCCCTGGCGGCGGAGGCGCCGCTCGCCCTGTCCCCGCGGCAGGAGAAGCAGTCGCGCTACTTCGACAAGCCGCTGGGCGAGGCGGGCTGGCGCCGCTTCGTGGACCACATCCGGAGCGCCCCGACGCAGCTCAAGATTGGCACCCAGATGGTCATCGAGCCCGCGGGCGCGGCCATCAACGAGCGGCGCCGGGGGGAGAACGCCTACATCCATCGCCGCGCCGACTTCCACACGTACATCAACACCTACTGGGACAGCGAGGAGGAGAAGCCCCGGGCCTTCGCCTTCCTGGACCGCTGGCTCGAGCTGGGCGAGCCGTGGACCAACCAGGAGGCCTACCAGAACTACCCGAAGCCCTACATCAACCAGTGGCAGCGCCGTTACTGGGCCGAGTACTACCCGCTGCTGCGCCAGGTGAAGCGCAAGTACGACCCGACGCACCTCTTCTCCTTCGAGCAGAGCATCGGCGCCGAGCGCGACGCCGTGACGCCGGGCGACGAGGAGCTCGTCCCGGAAGTCACCCGGAGCCTCAAGAAGCCCATCGCCTCCCTGGAGCAGCCAGGCACCACGTCCGACCCGGCGTGA
- a CDS encoding pectin acetylesterase-family hydrolase: MRKLLLTFLFASLPLAFTACGDEDETPIDATPDAWTWVDVPGTECGNGEQTGIGVNPNEASTDLYIYLQGGGACWDERTCFVLRSASNLSTGYRAAQFQTDGTRDAYMFDREEPTNPFRGMSYVFVPYCTGDVHGGNAVQTYGTQQVHHKGASNVEAWLPRLVSTFPGVKRVFLGGSSAGAFGAQLNYERVAAAFPTAEVHVLADSGQMVTPAGTLLDTWLTNWGVTIPAACTNCETDFTRFPAYLADTHPESRFALLAWSRDGVLSNFFGYSATDFETRTLQLLTTSYDGRANARYFLKRGTQHTFLGSLDTLTSTTGVALEDWVSQWVAGDAAWSNVLEP, translated from the coding sequence ATGCGCAAGCTCCTGCTGACCTTCCTCTTCGCTTCGCTTCCGCTCGCCTTCACCGCCTGTGGTGACGAGGACGAGACGCCCATCGACGCGACGCCCGACGCCTGGACCTGGGTGGACGTCCCCGGCACCGAGTGCGGCAACGGCGAGCAGACAGGCATCGGGGTCAACCCCAACGAGGCGAGCACGGACCTCTACATCTACCTGCAGGGCGGCGGCGCCTGCTGGGACGAGCGGACGTGCTTCGTCCTGCGCAGCGCGAGCAACCTGAGCACGGGCTACCGGGCGGCCCAGTTCCAGACCGACGGCACCCGCGATGCGTACATGTTCGACCGGGAGGAGCCGACGAACCCCTTCCGGGGCATGTCCTACGTCTTCGTCCCCTACTGCACGGGTGACGTCCACGGGGGCAACGCGGTGCAGACCTACGGCACGCAGCAGGTGCACCACAAGGGCGCCAGCAACGTGGAGGCCTGGCTCCCCCGGTTGGTCTCCACCTTCCCGGGTGTGAAGCGCGTGTTCCTCGGGGGGAGCAGCGCGGGCGCGTTCGGCGCGCAACTGAACTACGAGCGCGTCGCCGCCGCTTTCCCCACGGCCGAGGTACACGTCCTCGCCGACTCCGGGCAGATGGTGACGCCCGCGGGCACGCTCCTCGACACGTGGCTCACGAACTGGGGCGTGACGATTCCGGCCGCGTGCACGAACTGCGAGACGGACTTCACGCGCTTCCCCGCGTACCTGGCGGACACGCATCCGGAGTCGCGCTTCGCGCTGCTCGCGTGGAGCCGGGACGGCGTGCTCAGCAACTTCTTCGGCTACTCCGCCACGGACTTCGAGACGCGGACGCTGCAACTGCTCACGACGTCGTACGACGGGCGGGCCAACGCGAGGTACTTCCTGAAGCGCGGAACGCAGCACACCTTCCTGGGCAGCCTGGACACCCTCACCAGCACCACCGGGGTGGCACTCGAGGACTGGGTCTCCCAGTGGGTAGCGGGCGATGCCGCCTGGAGCAACGTGCTGGAGCCGTGA
- a CDS encoding class I adenylate-forming enzyme family protein, whose protein sequence is MWTLDEVLTTAARKYGPREALVTTGRRVTFAELDAAVTRMAGHLQTHGVGPGDKVAVFGRNTISWVVGFLATLRLGGTTVPLNHKLAPPELAFILGHSESKVLLADKDLAASVPDSSREKCRVLLLGGDDTLDGVTMFGAPAPAVRSRRACAPDDAAEILYTSGTTGLPKGCLHSHANVIFAGIASSLAYGLDPTDRVLLAMPVWHSFPLNNLLLGSLYVGATVVMMPEYHPLGMLETIQRERCTLFFGAPVAFLMPMRVVPDFDRYDLSSVRTFLYGGGPIDADTSRLLAKRYRTERFFQIFGMTETGPTGTLLRPEEQVAKAGSIGRYAVSGCDVKVMRDTDTEAKPGEVGEIWMRCQSMMLGYHRDPEATAAAFHDGWYRTGDVARIDADGYLFIVDRLKDMIITGGENVYSKEVEDALASHPDLLESAVIGLPHTDWGETVAAVLVLKPGATLDENSLRAHCEARLARYKSPRIFHVADTLPRTPSGKVIKVELRKKYARA, encoded by the coding sequence ATGTGGACGCTCGATGAAGTGCTCACGACGGCGGCGCGGAAGTACGGCCCCCGCGAGGCGCTCGTCACCACGGGCCGGCGCGTGACGTTCGCCGAGCTGGACGCGGCCGTCACCCGGATGGCCGGCCACCTCCAGACGCACGGCGTGGGGCCGGGCGACAAGGTCGCCGTCTTCGGCCGCAACACGATTTCGTGGGTGGTGGGCTTCCTCGCGACGCTGCGGCTGGGGGGCACGACGGTGCCCCTCAATCACAAGCTCGCCCCGCCGGAATTGGCCTTCATCCTGGGCCACAGCGAGAGCAAGGTCCTGCTCGCCGACAAGGACCTGGCCGCGAGCGTGCCCGACAGCAGCCGCGAGAAGTGCCGCGTCCTGCTGCTCGGCGGGGATGACACGCTCGACGGCGTGACGATGTTCGGGGCTCCGGCGCCCGCCGTCCGCTCGCGGCGCGCCTGCGCTCCCGATGACGCCGCGGAGATTCTCTACACGTCGGGCACGACGGGTCTGCCCAAGGGCTGCCTGCACTCGCACGCCAACGTCATCTTCGCGGGAATCGCCAGCAGCCTCGCCTATGGCCTGGACCCCACCGACCGCGTCCTCCTGGCGATGCCGGTGTGGCACAGCTTCCCGCTCAACAACCTGCTGCTGGGCAGCCTCTACGTCGGCGCCACGGTGGTGATGATGCCGGAGTACCACCCGCTCGGCATGCTGGAGACGATTCAGCGCGAGCGGTGCACGCTGTTCTTCGGCGCTCCCGTGGCCTTCCTCATGCCCATGCGCGTCGTGCCGGACTTCGACCGGTATGACCTCAGCAGCGTGCGGACCTTCCTGTATGGCGGCGGCCCCATCGACGCGGACACCTCGCGCCTGCTCGCGAAGCGCTACCGCACCGAGCGCTTCTTCCAGATTTTCGGCATGACGGAGACGGGCCCCACGGGCACGTTGCTGCGGCCGGAGGAGCAGGTGGCCAAGGCCGGCTCCATCGGCCGGTATGCCGTCAGCGGCTGCGACGTGAAGGTGATGCGCGACACCGACACGGAGGCGAAGCCGGGCGAGGTGGGCGAAATCTGGATGCGGTGCCAGTCGATGATGCTGGGCTACCACCGAGACCCGGAGGCCACCGCCGCAGCGTTCCATGACGGCTGGTACCGCACGGGGGACGTCGCCCGCATCGACGCGGACGGCTACCTGTTCATCGTCGACCGGCTGAAGGACATGATCATCACCGGCGGGGAGAACGTCTATTCGAAGGAAGTGGAGGACGCGCTCGCCAGCCATCCGGACCTCCTCGAGTCGGCGGTCATCGGCCTTCCGCACACGGACTGGGGCGAGACGGTCGCCGCCGTCCTCGTCCTGAAGCCGGGCGCCACCCTCGACGAGAACAGCCTGCGCGCCCACTGCGAGGCCCGCCTGGCGCGGTACAAGTCGCCGCGCATCTTCCACGTGGCGGACACCCTGCCCCGCACGCCCTCGGGCAAGGTCATCAAGGTGGAATTGCGCAAGAAGTACGCGCGGGCGTGA
- a CDS encoding isovaleryl-CoA dehydrogenase has translation MTDPHSIAAGFVTHEVTNQPPPLVYDAWKTDTVLREVVAREGGGWAEADLAKYGPLVGGEMQQLAVLANENKPKFRPFDRYGHRRDEVEFHPAYHRLMELGMAHGVSGFAWRNEEKPGAHVARMALFYLHNQADQGTSCPLTMTYACVPALRHQPELAREWVPRVASATYDSRFIPASRKTGNTVGMGMTEKQGGSDVRTNTTRAQRMGSARGPGQPYALVGHKWFFSAPMSDAFLVLAQAEGGISCFLMPRFTPDGELNAIHIQRLKDKLGDWSNASSEVELHGAFAWMVGEEGRGVATILEMVAMTRQDCMIGSSGQMRQALVQALHHTRHRTAFGKRLVDQPLMRNVLADLALESEAHLTLTARVSRAVDASPRDAKEAAFARIATAVGKYWVCKRTPVFVNEAQECLGGAGYVEEANLARLYRQAPLNSIWEGSGNIQCLDVLRAASREPASREALFAELLAAQGGHAAYDAATARLHKELANTDSMETRSRFIVEGLAIALQASLLIRAGNTAVSDAFCESRLGGAHGQTFGTLPAHAPMQALIERTFSEEVK, from the coding sequence ATGACCGACCCCCACTCCATCGCCGCTGGCTTCGTCACCCACGAAGTCACCAACCAGCCTCCGCCGCTCGTCTACGACGCGTGGAAGACGGACACCGTGCTCCGCGAAGTCGTCGCCCGCGAGGGCGGCGGCTGGGCCGAGGCCGACCTGGCGAAGTACGGCCCGCTGGTGGGCGGGGAGATGCAGCAACTGGCGGTGCTGGCCAACGAGAACAAGCCGAAGTTCCGCCCGTTCGACCGCTATGGCCACCGCCGCGACGAGGTGGAGTTCCACCCCGCCTACCACCGGCTGATGGAGCTGGGCATGGCCCACGGCGTGTCCGGCTTCGCGTGGCGCAACGAGGAGAAGCCCGGGGCCCACGTGGCCCGCATGGCCCTCTTCTACCTGCACAACCAGGCCGACCAGGGCACCAGCTGCCCCCTCACCATGACGTACGCCTGCGTGCCCGCGCTGCGCCACCAGCCGGAGCTGGCGCGCGAGTGGGTGCCGCGCGTGGCGTCCGCCACCTATGACAGCCGCTTCATCCCCGCGTCGCGGAAGACGGGCAACACCGTCGGCATGGGCATGACGGAGAAGCAGGGCGGCTCGGACGTGCGCACCAACACCACGCGCGCCCAGCGGATGGGCAGCGCGCGCGGGCCCGGGCAGCCGTACGCGCTCGTGGGCCACAAGTGGTTCTTCTCCGCGCCCATGAGCGACGCGTTCCTCGTGCTCGCGCAGGCCGAGGGCGGCATCTCCTGCTTCCTCATGCCGCGCTTCACGCCGGACGGCGAGCTGAACGCCATCCACATCCAGCGGCTCAAGGACAAGCTGGGCGACTGGAGCAACGCCTCCTCCGAGGTGGAGCTGCACGGCGCCTTCGCGTGGATGGTGGGCGAAGAGGGACGCGGCGTGGCCACCATCCTGGAGATGGTCGCGATGACGCGGCAGGACTGCATGATTGGCTCCAGCGGGCAGATGCGGCAGGCGCTGGTGCAGGCGCTGCACCACACCCGGCACCGCACCGCATTCGGCAAGCGGCTCGTGGACCAGCCGCTGATGCGCAACGTGCTCGCGGACCTGGCGCTGGAGTCCGAGGCCCACCTGACGCTCACCGCGCGCGTGTCCCGCGCCGTGGACGCCAGCCCCCGTGACGCGAAGGAAGCCGCCTTCGCCCGCATCGCCACCGCGGTGGGCAAGTACTGGGTCTGCAAGCGCACGCCCGTCTTCGTCAACGAGGCGCAGGAGTGCCTGGGCGGCGCGGGCTACGTCGAGGAAGCCAACCTCGCCCGCCTGTACCGGCAGGCCCCGCTCAACTCCATCTGGGAGGGCAGCGGCAACATCCAGTGCCTGGACGTGCTGCGCGCGGCCTCGCGCGAGCCGGCCAGCCGCGAGGCGCTCTTCGCGGAGTTGCTCGCGGCGCAGGGCGGGCACGCGGCGTACGACGCGGCGACGGCGCGCCTGCACAAGGAGCTGGCCAACACGGACTCGATGGAGACGCGCTCGCGCTTCATCGTCGAGGGGCTCGCCATCGCGCTGCAGGCGTCGCTGCTCATCCGCGCGGGCAACACCGCCGTGTCGGACGCCTTCTGCGAGTCGCGCCTGGGCGGCGCCCACGGGCAGACCTTCGGCACGCTCCCGGCGCACGCGCCGATGCAGGCCCTCATCGAGCGCACCTTCAGCGAGGAAGTGAAGTGA